In Candidatus Thermoplasmatota archaeon, a single window of DNA contains:
- the hisG gene encoding ATP phosphoribosyltransferase — MRFPREEDFPLTLNVAVPNKGRLAEQTLDLLRNAGIRLDLTSERRLLARAPDHGLTVLFVRASDIPGFVEEGVADIGITGLDIVEESGRRVERLLDLGFGRCRLVVAVPNESKAATAADLPENARVATSFPNLARRFFAARGAKVHVVEVSGATEVTPHMGVADAIVDLVSSGSTLAMNHLRETDVILHSSAHVVGNGSLHRDAAKAAKAREFLEALEAVVRARGKAYLMANVPRAKLADVRRILPGISGPTIMDIMDHNEMVAAHAVVDERALHRIVRDLKEIGATGILVLPIERLVP; from the coding sequence ATCCGATTCCCTCGTGAGGAGGATTTTCCGCTGACCCTCAACGTCGCCGTCCCCAACAAGGGCCGGCTTGCGGAGCAGACACTCGATCTTCTCCGCAACGCCGGCATCCGCCTCGACCTCACGTCCGAGCGCAGGCTCCTCGCCCGCGCGCCCGACCACGGTCTTACCGTGCTTTTCGTCCGCGCAAGCGACATCCCGGGGTTCGTCGAGGAAGGCGTCGCGGACATCGGGATCACGGGCCTCGACATCGTCGAGGAGTCCGGCCGCCGCGTCGAGCGTCTCCTCGACCTCGGCTTCGGGCGCTGCCGCCTCGTCGTCGCCGTCCCGAACGAAAGCAAGGCGGCGACGGCCGCGGATCTTCCCGAGAACGCCCGTGTCGCGACCTCCTTCCCGAATCTCGCAAGGCGCTTCTTCGCGGCGCGCGGCGCGAAGGTGCACGTCGTCGAGGTGAGCGGCGCGACGGAGGTCACGCCCCACATGGGCGTCGCGGACGCGATCGTGGACCTCGTCTCGAGCGGGAGCACGCTCGCGATGAACCACCTGCGCGAGACGGACGTCATCCTCCACAGCTCGGCGCACGTCGTCGGCAACGGATCCCTCCACCGCGACGCCGCGAAGGCCGCGAAGGCCCGCGAATTCCTCGAGGCGCTCGAAGCGGTCGTGCGCGCCCGCGGCAAGGCGTACCTCATGGCGAACGTGCCCCGCGCCAAGCTCGCCGACGTCCGTCGGATCCTTCCCGGCATCAGCGGCCCGACGATCATGGACATCATGGACCACAACGAGATGGTCGCGGCCCACGCGGTCGTGGACGAGCGCGCGCTCCACCGCATCGTGCGGGATCTCAAGGAGATCGGCGCCACGGGGATCCTCGTCCTCCCGATCGAGAGGCTGGTGCCTTGA
- a CDS encoding Lrp/AsnC ligand binding domain-containing protein: MRTAFVLLKILPQHETEVLKIVQSVPQVEEVHGIFGEYDLLVKVVAQDDDELEEIVIGRIRGHVGVRHTETLLSTPF, encoded by the coding sequence GTGCGCACCGCCTTCGTCCTCCTCAAGATCCTCCCTCAGCACGAGACGGAGGTCCTGAAGATCGTGCAGTCGGTCCCCCAGGTGGAGGAGGTGCACGGCATCTTCGGCGAGTACGACCTCCTCGTGAAGGTCGTCGCGCAGGACGACGACGAGCTCGAGGAGATCGTCATCGGGCGCATCCGCGGCCACGTGGGCGTGCGCCACACGGAGACGCTCCTCTCGACGCCCTTCTGA
- the hisA gene encoding 1-(5-phosphoribosyl)-5-[(5-phosphoribosylamino)methylideneamino]imidazole-4-carboxamide isomerase, which translates to MRVIPAVDLRNGACVQLVGGDPREERVNVPDPVAQAQAFRDMGAAWLHVVDLDRAFGTGSNLRVVTRILEALPGMMVQVGGGVRFVEDIDTLLNAGAARVVIGTRAVTDPVFLHEIAKRYGRRVVIALDAKGGHVVAKGWTESTGRDVLEFAREVDGLGVGGILYTDVDREGRMSGANVEGVRRLAAAVSTPVVASGGVRDRADLDALRGTGAWGAVVGMAAYTGAVDMRAALAGEGGKR; encoded by the coding sequence ATGAGGGTGATTCCTGCGGTCGATCTGAGGAACGGCGCGTGCGTGCAGCTCGTGGGCGGCGACCCGCGCGAGGAACGCGTGAATGTCCCGGACCCCGTCGCGCAGGCGCAGGCCTTCCGCGACATGGGGGCCGCGTGGCTCCACGTCGTCGACCTCGACCGCGCGTTCGGCACGGGATCGAACCTCCGCGTCGTCACGCGCATCCTCGAAGCGCTCCCGGGCATGATGGTCCAGGTGGGCGGCGGCGTCCGTTTCGTCGAGGACATCGACACGCTCCTCAACGCGGGCGCCGCGCGCGTCGTCATCGGCACGCGGGCCGTCACCGACCCCGTCTTCCTTCACGAGATCGCGAAGCGGTACGGGCGCCGCGTCGTGATCGCACTCGACGCGAAGGGCGGTCACGTCGTCGCGAAGGGCTGGACCGAATCGACCGGCCGCGACGTCCTCGAGTTCGCGCGCGAGGTCGACGGGCTCGGCGTCGGCGGCATCCTCTACACGGACGTGGACCGCGAGGGCCGCATGAGCGGCGCGAACGTCGAGGGCGTGCGGCGCCTCGCGGCCGCGGTCTCGACGCCCGTCGTCGCCTCGGGCGGCGTCCGCGACCGCGCCGACCTCGACGCGCTCCGCGGGACGGGCGCCTGGGGCGCGGTCGTCGGCATGGCCGCGTACACGGGCGCCGTCGACATGCGCGCGGCGCTCGCGGGCGAGGGAGGAAAACGCTGA
- a CDS encoding sialidase family protein, with protein sequence MQTKPALLALVLLAAGALAGCIQAGNGPLDAASNAPAFDPATAPRLLAHEGVNRTIDPAVLFDPLLAPGANGSALFDVAPSLLHVSVGVPGAEPSIGVTSNGMIFFQGIGGEGPTGMQPATMRSVDGGRTWKNVIQLPATMPISLDPLLWVDPDTDRVFVNHLYVGCSWLSWSDDFGGSWTTNPLACGNTLNDHQKIATGKFKTLPNPGVYKNVVYYGYNQIGGNPATGASRVSASLDGGLTWPINSKAVEHGTCSGGLHGRLRTDSEGNVYLPKRDCGGVVLAVSKDNALTWTQTKLGEDVGSARFRKNPDLAIDRENNLYMVWPGDDNRLYLSVSRDRGATWSNESLLASPPSVTTTTMPAIVAGDAGRIAFAYYGVENGNGKSPECVGDETTWNVYVSWSLDALSENPRFVTTTANDPADPVQVGGISTNSGTPEGGCKYRRNLLDFIDMTMDKEGRVYVATADGCVNCTGQSDSNNRLGMASTQLTGPSLLFGTPAFREGPTGKAAAAPARPGAGPLGLLG encoded by the coding sequence ATGCAGACCAAGCCCGCCCTCCTCGCGCTCGTCCTTCTCGCCGCCGGCGCCCTCGCCGGATGCATCCAGGCCGGAAACGGTCCCCTGGACGCGGCTTCGAACGCCCCCGCCTTCGACCCCGCGACCGCGCCGCGCCTCCTCGCGCACGAGGGCGTGAACCGCACGATCGACCCGGCCGTTCTGTTCGACCCGCTCCTTGCGCCGGGAGCGAACGGGAGCGCGCTCTTCGACGTCGCCCCGAGCCTCCTCCACGTGAGCGTCGGCGTGCCCGGCGCGGAGCCTTCGATCGGCGTCACGTCGAACGGCATGATCTTCTTCCAGGGGATCGGCGGCGAGGGCCCGACCGGCATGCAGCCCGCGACGATGCGGAGCGTCGACGGCGGACGAACGTGGAAGAACGTGATCCAGCTTCCCGCCACGATGCCGATCTCGCTCGACCCGCTCCTGTGGGTCGACCCCGACACGGACCGCGTGTTCGTGAACCATCTCTACGTCGGCTGCTCGTGGCTGAGCTGGAGCGACGACTTCGGAGGCTCCTGGACGACGAACCCCCTCGCGTGCGGCAACACGCTGAACGACCACCAGAAGATCGCGACGGGGAAGTTCAAGACCCTCCCGAACCCGGGCGTGTACAAGAACGTCGTTTACTACGGCTACAACCAGATCGGCGGCAACCCCGCGACCGGCGCGAGCCGCGTCTCGGCGAGCCTCGACGGCGGCCTCACGTGGCCGATCAACAGCAAGGCCGTCGAGCACGGCACCTGCTCCGGCGGCCTCCACGGACGCCTCCGCACCGACTCCGAAGGCAACGTGTACCTGCCGAAGCGCGACTGCGGCGGCGTCGTCCTCGCCGTGAGCAAGGACAATGCGCTCACGTGGACGCAGACCAAGCTCGGCGAGGACGTCGGGAGCGCCCGGTTCCGCAAGAACCCGGACCTCGCGATCGACCGCGAGAACAACCTCTACATGGTCTGGCCCGGCGACGACAACCGCCTCTACCTGAGCGTCAGCCGCGACCGCGGCGCGACGTGGAGCAACGAGTCGCTCCTCGCCTCCCCGCCCTCGGTCACGACCACGACGATGCCCGCCATCGTCGCGGGCGACGCGGGCCGCATCGCCTTCGCGTACTACGGCGTCGAGAACGGGAACGGCAAGTCGCCCGAATGCGTAGGCGACGAGACGACCTGGAACGTGTACGTCTCGTGGAGCCTCGACGCGCTTTCGGAGAACCCGCGGTTCGTCACGACCACCGCGAACGATCCCGCGGACCCCGTCCAGGTGGGCGGGATCAGCACGAACTCGGGCACGCCCGAGGGCGGCTGCAAGTACCGCCGCAACCTCCTCGACTTCATCGACATGACGATGGACAAGGAGGGCCGCGTGTACGTCGCGACCGCGGACGGCTGCGTGAACTGCACCGGCCAATCCGACAGCAACAACCGGCTCGGCATGGCCTCGACGCAGCTCACGGGCCCGAGCCTTCTTTTCGGGACGCCCGCGTTCCGCGAAGGGCCGACCGGGAAGGCCGCAGCCGCGCCCGCGCGCCCCGGCGCGGGCCCGCTCGGGCTCCTCGGCTAG
- the hisH gene encoding imidazole glycerol phosphate synthase subunit HisH, translated as MRVTLLDYGVGNIHSLRKALERARAEVHVTKDPKDVLAAEAIVLPGVGAFGEAAPRLKPLAKPLLARLEEGTPLLGVCLGMQLLFEASEESPGDPGLAYMRGKVKRLAHDKLPHIGWNVLAFREDDLFAGLSEGTHVYYVNSFAPAPEEPVTVATTTYGSTFTAVVRKRNAWGTQFHPEKSGAAGLKMIDNFVRYAEAWR; from the coding sequence GTGAGGGTCACGCTTCTCGACTACGGCGTCGGCAACATCCACAGCCTGCGCAAGGCGCTCGAGCGCGCGCGGGCGGAGGTTCACGTCACGAAGGACCCGAAGGACGTCCTCGCGGCCGAGGCCATCGTGCTTCCCGGGGTCGGCGCCTTCGGAGAGGCCGCCCCGCGCCTCAAGCCGCTCGCGAAACCGCTCCTGGCCCGGCTCGAGGAGGGGACGCCGCTCCTCGGGGTCTGCCTCGGCATGCAGCTTCTCTTCGAGGCGAGCGAGGAGAGTCCCGGCGACCCGGGCCTCGCCTACATGCGGGGGAAGGTGAAGCGACTCGCCCACGACAAGCTTCCGCACATCGGATGGAACGTGCTCGCCTTCCGCGAGGACGACCTTTTCGCGGGACTCTCGGAGGGCACGCACGTGTACTACGTGAACTCCTTCGCGCCCGCCCCCGAGGAGCCCGTGACGGTCGCGACGACCACCTACGGAAGCACGTTCACGGCCGTCGTGCGCAAGCGCAACGCGTGGGGGACGCAGTTCCATCCCGAGAAGTCCGGCGCGGCGGGGCTCAAGATGATCGATAACTTCGTGCGATATGCGGAGGCGTGGCGATGA
- the pyrC gene encoding dihydroorotase, with translation MDLVLRGRILQADGTLARGAVAVKDGVISAVARNLTGRDIVDVGERVILPGATDPHVHFRDPGHPEKEDFASGTRAAAFGGVTCVLDMPNTAPPVLDGATLAAKLAKVRPRAHVDFGLFLGLGASGGLDGMPKATALKMYLGATTGDLLVRDEAVVRAGLAAAKAADKPAVVHGEDEGCRERHLAEVGGRTDWLAHEDSRPAECERDAILGVARANFGVGARVHIAHLSTEAGLGALAPGMTAEVTPHHLLLDRDDLAKGGVYKMNPPLRWPADRAALYEALGQGRVCLASDHAPHTLAEKRAGVWEAPSGVPGVETLLPLFLAEAAAGRLPLAAVVAAACEMPARLFGLPKGRLEPGFDADLVVVDLAKPRPIRGSELHSKCGWTPYEGREGVFPTHVFLRGERLVDDGDLVGAARGRFLLGTERAARNLPPG, from the coding sequence ATGGACCTCGTTCTGCGCGGCCGCATCCTCCAGGCCGACGGCACGCTCGCGCGCGGCGCCGTCGCCGTGAAGGACGGCGTGATCTCGGCCGTCGCGCGCAATCTCACGGGCCGCGACATCGTGGACGTCGGCGAGCGCGTGATCCTCCCCGGCGCGACCGATCCGCACGTGCACTTCCGCGACCCCGGCCACCCCGAGAAGGAGGACTTCGCCTCCGGCACGCGCGCGGCGGCGTTCGGAGGCGTCACGTGCGTCCTCGACATGCCGAACACCGCGCCGCCCGTGCTCGACGGCGCGACGCTCGCGGCGAAGCTCGCGAAGGTCCGGCCGCGCGCGCACGTCGACTTCGGGCTCTTTCTCGGCCTCGGCGCCTCGGGCGGCCTCGACGGGATGCCGAAGGCGACGGCCCTCAAGATGTACCTCGGCGCGACGACGGGCGATCTCCTCGTGCGCGACGAGGCCGTCGTGCGCGCGGGCCTCGCGGCCGCGAAGGCCGCGGACAAGCCCGCCGTCGTGCACGGCGAGGACGAGGGGTGCCGCGAGCGCCACCTCGCGGAGGTCGGGGGCCGCACGGACTGGCTCGCGCACGAGGATTCCAGGCCCGCCGAATGCGAGCGCGACGCAATCCTCGGGGTCGCGCGCGCGAACTTCGGCGTCGGGGCCCGGGTCCACATCGCGCACCTTTCCACCGAAGCGGGCCTCGGCGCCCTCGCGCCGGGCATGACGGCCGAGGTCACGCCGCATCACCTGCTCCTCGACCGCGACGACCTCGCGAAGGGCGGCGTGTACAAGATGAACCCGCCCCTGCGATGGCCCGCTGACCGCGCGGCGCTCTACGAGGCGCTCGGCCAGGGCCGCGTGTGCCTCGCCTCCGACCACGCGCCGCACACGCTCGCCGAGAAGCGCGCGGGCGTCTGGGAAGCGCCCTCGGGGGTGCCGGGCGTCGAGACGCTCCTCCCGCTCTTCCTCGCCGAGGCCGCGGCCGGTCGCCTCCCGCTCGCCGCCGTCGTCGCCGCCGCCTGCGAGATGCCCGCGCGCCTGTTCGGCCTCCCGAAGGGGCGCCTCGAGCCGGGCTTCGACGCGGACCTCGTCGTCGTCGACCTCGCGAAGCCGCGTCCGATCCGGGGCTCCGAGTTGCACTCGAAGTGCGGATGGACGCCGTACGAAGGCCGCGAGGGCGTCTTCCCGACGCACGTCTTCCTGAGGGGCGAGCGGCTCGTCGACGACGGCGACCTCGTCGGGGCCGCGCGCGGCCGGTTCCTCCTGGGGACCGAGCGCGCCGCGCGCAACCTTCCCCCGGGCTGA
- the hisC gene encoding histidinol-phosphate transaminase — translation MTKGPADLARAVVRATEAYEEEAPKGGLNLMNNANLWGANPAIAKAIARLRPDAFWDYPDNASGTLRRALARHHEVDPASIVLGNGSNEMIDALARAFVEDGETVAHHAPIFSMIPTFARLAGAKTVAVPLGPRFALDAPALARAAQGAKVTFVCRPNNPTGNAFPRPEVERVVSAAGGLVVVDEAYAEFGPSSFLPEVARNPRLVVLRTFSKAYGLAGFRVGYAVAHPDVAREIAKVRGPFKLNTASELVAAMALEERAWVENVVEGVRVERARLSRALADLKFDVFPSDANFVLVKPPVDAHGLAAALRERGVYVRDFAGPLAAYLRVTVAPPAASERLLAALREILGAGA, via the coding sequence ATGACGAAGGGACCCGCGGACCTCGCGCGCGCCGTCGTGCGCGCGACCGAGGCGTACGAGGAGGAGGCGCCGAAGGGCGGCCTCAACCTCATGAACAACGCGAACCTCTGGGGCGCGAACCCCGCGATCGCCAAGGCCATCGCGCGCTTGCGCCCCGACGCGTTCTGGGATTATCCCGACAACGCCTCGGGAACGCTCCGGCGCGCCCTCGCGCGCCACCACGAGGTCGACCCGGCCTCGATCGTGCTCGGCAACGGGTCGAACGAGATGATCGACGCCCTCGCGCGCGCATTCGTCGAGGACGGCGAGACGGTCGCGCACCACGCGCCGATCTTTTCCATGATCCCGACCTTCGCGCGGCTCGCCGGCGCGAAGACCGTCGCCGTGCCGCTCGGCCCCCGCTTCGCGCTCGACGCCCCCGCGCTCGCGCGCGCCGCGCAGGGCGCCAAGGTCACGTTCGTCTGCCGGCCAAACAACCCGACCGGCAACGCGTTCCCGCGCCCCGAGGTCGAGCGCGTGGTCTCTGCCGCGGGCGGTCTCGTCGTCGTCGACGAGGCCTACGCGGAGTTCGGCCCGTCGAGCTTCCTGCCCGAGGTCGCGCGCAACCCCCGCCTCGTCGTGCTCCGCACCTTCAGCAAGGCGTACGGTCTCGCGGGCTTCCGCGTCGGCTACGCGGTCGCGCACCCGGACGTCGCGCGCGAGATCGCGAAGGTCCGAGGTCCCTTCAAGCTGAACACCGCGAGCGAGCTCGTCGCCGCGATGGCGCTCGAGGAGCGCGCATGGGTCGAGAACGTCGTCGAGGGCGTCCGCGTCGAACGGGCGCGCCTTTCCCGCGCCCTCGCCGACCTGAAGTTCGACGTCTTCCCGTCGGACGCGAACTTCGTCCTCGTGAAGCCGCCTGTCGACGCCCACGGCCTCGCCGCGGCGCTGCGCGAGCGCGGCGTGTACGTCCGCGACTTCGCGGGCCCGCTCGCCGCCTACCTCCGCGTCACGGTCGCGCCGCCGGCCGCGAGCGAGCGCCTCCTCGCCGCCCTCCGCGAGATCCTGGGGGCGGGCGCGTGA
- a CDS encoding replication factor C small subunit encodes MEEIWVEKYRPAKLSDIVGQEDITKRLASYTKVGNLPHLLFAGPPGTGKTTASIALAKELYGDAWRQNFLELNASDERGINIVRTKIKDFARTAPMGGAAFKIIFLDEADALTTDAQAALRRTMERFAATCRFILSCNYSSKIIDPIQSRCAVFRFRPLAKEDMTKFLRKIAAQEKLEISKDGLEALLYVAGGDMRKSINTLQVASAGGKSIDEESVYLTTATARPEEVKAMLELALTGNFMKARDKLDELLITYGLSGEDIVRQIHRSVFDLAVPDEVKVKLVDRTGEADFRLVEGASERIQIEALLAHFALAGTGLKK; translated from the coding sequence GTGGAGGAGATCTGGGTCGAGAAGTACCGTCCCGCGAAGCTGTCGGACATCGTGGGCCAGGAGGACATCACGAAGCGCCTTGCCTCCTACACGAAGGTCGGGAACCTCCCGCACCTCCTCTTCGCGGGCCCGCCCGGCACGGGCAAGACGACGGCCTCGATCGCGCTCGCGAAGGAGCTCTACGGCGACGCGTGGCGGCAGAACTTCCTCGAGCTCAACGCCTCCGACGAGCGCGGCATCAACATCGTGCGCACGAAGATCAAGGACTTCGCCCGCACCGCGCCCATGGGGGGCGCGGCCTTCAAGATCATCTTCCTCGACGAGGCCGACGCGCTCACGACCGACGCGCAGGCCGCCCTGCGCCGCACGATGGAGCGCTTCGCCGCGACGTGCCGGTTCATCCTGTCCTGCAACTACTCGTCAAAGATCATCGATCCCATCCAGTCGCGCTGCGCCGTCTTCCGCTTCCGTCCCCTCGCGAAGGAGGACATGACGAAGTTCCTGCGCAAGATCGCCGCGCAGGAGAAGCTCGAGATCTCGAAGGACGGCCTCGAGGCGCTCCTCTACGTCGCGGGCGGCGACATGCGCAAGTCGATCAACACGCTCCAGGTCGCCTCGGCGGGCGGCAAGTCCATCGACGAGGAATCGGTCTACCTCACGACCGCGACCGCGCGCCCCGAGGAGGTGAAGGCGATGCTCGAGCTCGCCCTCACGGGGAACTTCATGAAGGCGCGCGACAAGCTCGATGAGCTCCTCATCACCTACGGTCTCTCGGGCGAGGACATCGTGCGACAGATCCACCGCAGCGTCTTCGACCTCGCGGTTCCCGACGAGGTCAAGGTGAAGCTCGTCGATCGCACGGGCGAAGCCGACTTCCGCCTCGTCGAAGGCGCAAGCGAGCGCATCCAGATCGAAGCCCTGCTCGCCCATTTCGCGCTCGCCGGGACCGGCCTCAAGAAGTGA
- the hisF gene encoding imidazole glycerol phosphate synthase subunit HisF: MLKKRVVPCLDVKGGRVVKGVKFENLRDAGDPAALAERYEAEGADEIVFLDIAATREARATTLDAVRRTAENLFIPLTVGGGIRTADDVQDALNAGADKVSINSAAIADPSLLSTASERFGAQCIVLAIDAKRVGERWLVHTHGGTRATDVDVIEWASRGAKLGAGEILLTSMDRDGTRDGYDIDLVRGVAEAVRIPVIASGGAGRAEHLAEALASGADAALAASIFHDREVSVAETKRAIHARGVPVRL; the protein is encoded by the coding sequence ATGCTCAAGAAGCGCGTCGTCCCCTGCCTCGACGTCAAGGGCGGGCGCGTCGTGAAAGGCGTCAAGTTCGAGAACCTCCGCGACGCGGGCGACCCCGCCGCGCTCGCGGAGCGCTACGAAGCGGAGGGCGCCGACGAGATCGTCTTCCTGGACATCGCGGCGACGCGCGAGGCGCGGGCGACGACGCTCGACGCCGTCCGCCGCACGGCGGAGAACCTCTTCATTCCCCTCACGGTCGGCGGCGGCATCCGCACGGCCGACGACGTGCAGGACGCGCTCAATGCCGGCGCCGACAAGGTGAGCATCAACTCCGCGGCGATCGCGGATCCGTCCCTCCTTTCGACGGCAAGCGAGCGCTTCGGCGCGCAGTGCATCGTCCTTGCGATCGACGCGAAGCGCGTGGGAGAGCGCTGGCTCGTGCACACGCACGGCGGCACGCGCGCGACGGACGTCGACGTCATCGAGTGGGCCTCTCGCGGCGCGAAGCTCGGCGCGGGCGAGATCCTCCTCACGAGCATGGACCGCGACGGGACGCGCGACGGGTACGACATCGACCTCGTGCGCGGGGTCGCGGAAGCCGTCCGCATCCCGGTCATCGCGTCCGGCGGGGCCGGCCGCGCGGAGCATCTCGCGGAGGCGCTCGCCTCCGGCGCGGACGCGGCGCTCGCCGCGAGCATCTTCCACGACCGCGAGGTCTCGGTCGCGGAGACGAAGCGCGCGATCCACGCGCGCGGCGTCCCGGTGCGCCTCTAG
- a CDS encoding imidazoleglycerol-phosphate dehydratase yields MATLERETKETSIVVTVAFGAGVADVKLEGALAGSEPGRAAGASAAFARHMVETLAKWSGYDVKVHARSKDGLEHHLVEDVAITLGRAFRAAIDPGAIARVGHAYVPMDEALVLAAVDLVERPFYEGDLPDPMMDHFMRSFATEGGMTLHLVVVRGRNPHHVVEAAVKATAVAIREATKPRAERLSTKGAVALRREGA; encoded by the coding sequence ATGGCGACGCTCGAGCGCGAGACGAAGGAGACCTCGATCGTCGTCACCGTCGCTTTCGGCGCGGGCGTCGCGGACGTGAAGCTCGAGGGCGCCCTCGCGGGCAGCGAGCCGGGCCGCGCCGCGGGCGCCTCCGCGGCGTTCGCGCGCCATATGGTTGAGACGCTCGCCAAGTGGAGCGGCTACGACGTCAAGGTCCACGCCCGCTCGAAGGACGGGCTCGAGCACCACCTTGTCGAGGACGTCGCGATCACGCTCGGCCGCGCCTTCCGGGCGGCGATCGATCCCGGCGCGATCGCCCGGGTGGGCCACGCCTACGTCCCGATGGACGAGGCGCTCGTCCTCGCCGCCGTCGACCTTGTGGAGCGGCCGTTCTACGAAGGGGACCTGCCGGACCCGATGATGGACCACTTCATGCGCTCCTTCGCGACCGAGGGCGGCATGACGCTCCACCTCGTCGTCGTGCGCGGCCGCAACCCGCACCACGTCGTCGAGGCCGCCGTGAAGGCGACCGCGGTCGCGATCCGCGAGGCGACCAAGCCGCGCGCGGAGCGGCTCTCGACGAAGGGCGCGGTCGCCCTCCGGCGGGAGGGCGCCTGA
- the hisD gene encoding histidinol dehydrogenase, which yields MSLLRYEGALAAMPDDVRLAIVRRSAGDVAKALEAVAPLARDVRARGDEALRAITKRFDGVDLARFEVPRADVEAALARVDPAFGAALEAAARNIRVFHEAQRRPDLEVEVAPGVRAGRRYVPLAKVGCYAPGGRAAYPSTVLMTVLPAKVAGVGEIVLATPPRADGAIPDATLAAAAVAGADRVFALGGAQAVFALAYGTASVPRVDKIVGPGNAYVAAAKALVAGEVAIDAPAGPSEVLVVADATADADAVAWDLLAQAEHDPAASAVLVATDAPLLARARTALERALATTPRAAIAREALAARGALLLARDLDEAVAFAEAFAPEHLSIQTAAPRAVLARLRTYGSAFLGPYSPVAFGDYASGPNHVLPTAGLARSFSGLSVDDFLRRPTHQEVDREGFRTLAPTVATLARAEGLHAHAASVEARRP from the coding sequence TTGAGCCTCCTCCGCTACGAGGGCGCGCTCGCCGCGATGCCCGACGACGTACGCCTCGCGATCGTCCGCCGCAGCGCCGGGGACGTGGCGAAGGCGCTCGAGGCCGTCGCGCCTCTCGCGCGCGACGTGCGCGCCCGGGGCGACGAGGCGCTTCGCGCGATCACGAAGCGATTCGACGGCGTCGACCTCGCGCGCTTCGAGGTGCCGCGCGCCGACGTCGAGGCCGCGCTCGCGCGCGTCGATCCCGCGTTCGGCGCCGCGCTCGAAGCGGCCGCGCGCAACATCCGCGTTTTCCACGAAGCGCAACGCCGTCCCGACCTCGAGGTCGAGGTGGCGCCCGGCGTGCGCGCGGGCCGTCGCTACGTTCCCCTCGCGAAGGTGGGCTGCTACGCCCCCGGCGGGCGCGCCGCGTACCCGAGCACCGTGCTTATGACCGTCCTCCCCGCGAAGGTCGCGGGGGTCGGCGAGATCGTCCTCGCGACCCCGCCCCGCGCGGACGGCGCGATCCCCGACGCGACGCTCGCCGCCGCCGCGGTCGCGGGCGCGGATCGCGTCTTCGCCCTCGGCGGCGCGCAGGCCGTCTTCGCGCTCGCCTACGGCACCGCGAGCGTCCCCCGCGTCGACAAGATCGTCGGCCCCGGGAACGCGTACGTCGCCGCCGCGAAGGCGCTCGTCGCGGGCGAGGTCGCGATCGACGCGCCCGCGGGCCCGAGCGAGGTGCTCGTCGTCGCGGACGCGACGGCGGACGCCGACGCGGTCGCTTGGGACCTCCTCGCGCAGGCCGAGCACGACCCGGCCGCCTCGGCGGTGCTCGTCGCCACCGACGCGCCGCTCCTCGCCCGCGCGCGGACCGCCCTCGAGCGCGCGCTCGCGACGACGCCGCGCGCCGCCATCGCGCGCGAGGCGCTCGCCGCGCGCGGCGCGCTCCTCCTCGCCCGCGACCTCGACGAGGCGGTCGCCTTCGCCGAGGCCTTCGCGCCCGAGCACCTCTCGATCCAGACCGCGGCCCCGCGCGCCGTTCTCGCGCGCCTCAGGACCTACGGGAGCGCCTTCCTCGGCCCCTACTCGCCCGTCGCGTTCGGCGACTACGCGAGCGGCCCGAACCACGTGCTCCCGACCGCGGGGCTCGCGCGATCCTTTTCAGGGCTTTCGGTGGACGACTTCCTGCGGCGGCCCACCCATCAGGAGGTCGACCGTGAAGGATTCCGCACGCTCGCGCCGACGGTCGCGACGCTTGCCCGCGCGGAAGGCTTACACGCCCACGCGGCTTCCGTGGAGGCGAGGCGACCATGA